In Candidatus Bathyarchaeota archaeon, a genomic segment contains:
- a CDS encoding phenylalanine--tRNA ligase subunit beta, with the protein MPTLKVGYRDLCSMIGKELSLDILSEKLFMMKCGVEGVCGDELILEVTSDRPDLLCSEGIARELRGLLGIEKGLAKYKVAKGDLTIHVDESIRNIRPYIAGAVIRGLKLTDDAVRQIMQLQEKLHMTYCRNRTKVSVGIHDSDKVTHRLIYAAVPPEEIRFTPLDEESEMNGYEILESTPKGREYGWIIKGFKAYPLLYDSEGKVLSMPPIINGVITQVTPETENLLLEVTGTDMKLVNFVNNIIATSLSERGGLIESARIIYGRSKVQTPDLKPNLMSLNIKYVNDTLGLNLTAKRVAALLRRMRYNVEVNSDKRLKVFIPAYRADVIHEIDLVEDVAIAYGYSKLEPLIPSTSTIGAERAITRLARRMRDLMCSLGYLEVINYIMTDKASLSEKMNLPSQEVVEVANPLSLDFAVLRNWLIPGLLNFLTYNKHVSYPQRIFECGDVVHIDRNEPTMTVTRRRLGAVSCDYKVSYEEVQAAVYSIFKSIGLEGWSVERVEHPSFIKGRVASIILSCREIGFLGEVHPQVLENFGIENPVAAFELDISSLTEITGNSKESPWKTGS; encoded by the coding sequence TTGCCGACACTAAAAGTTGGATATAGAGACTTATGCAGCATGATCGGCAAGGAGTTGTCTCTCGATATTCTGAGTGAGAAACTCTTCATGATGAAATGTGGGGTAGAAGGTGTTTGTGGCGATGAACTCATCCTAGAAGTCACCTCAGATAGACCCGACCTATTATGTTCAGAGGGCATAGCTAGAGAGTTAAGGGGCCTCTTAGGAATCGAGAAGGGCTTAGCCAAATATAAGGTTGCAAAGGGTGATCTAACTATCCATGTAGATGAATCAATCAGGAATATTAGACCCTACATTGCAGGTGCAGTCATTAGGGGATTGAAACTTACGGACGATGCTGTCAGGCAGATAATGCAACTACAAGAGAAACTTCATATGACATACTGTAGGAACAGAACAAAGGTTTCCGTTGGGATACATGATTCAGATAAGGTAACGCACAGATTGATCTACGCCGCGGTTCCTCCAGAAGAGATAAGGTTCACACCACTCGATGAGGAGAGTGAGATGAATGGTTACGAGATCTTAGAGTCTACACCCAAAGGTAGAGAGTATGGTTGGATAATCAAAGGTTTTAAAGCCTACCCACTTCTCTACGACTCCGAAGGCAAGGTTCTCTCTATGCCACCTATAATAAATGGCGTAATAACCCAGGTGACGCCTGAGACTGAAAATCTACTCTTAGAAGTGACAGGAACCGATATGAAACTTGTAAACTTCGTCAACAATATTATAGCAACAAGTCTATCTGAGCGTGGCGGGTTGATTGAGTCTGCTAGAATCATATATGGAAGGTCCAAGGTTCAAACCCCAGATTTGAAGCCGAATTTGATGAGCTTAAATATTAAATATGTAAATGATACCCTCGGCCTGAATCTTACTGCAAAGAGGGTAGCTGCCCTCTTGAGAAGGATGAGATACAATGTTGAAGTTAACTCCGATAAGAGACTGAAAGTATTCATACCAGCATACAGAGCCGACGTAATTCATGAAATAGATCTTGTTGAGGATGTTGCAATAGCCTACGGATACAGTAAGCTAGAACCTTTGATCCCCTCAACCTCCACAATAGGGGCTGAGAGGGCGATAACAAGACTGGCAAGGAGGATGCGTGACCTAATGTGTAGCCTAGGGTATCTTGAAGTAATAAATTACATAATGACCGATAAAGCCTCTCTCTCGGAGAAAATGAATCTTCCTTCGCAGGAGGTTGTTGAGGTGGCGAATCCATTGAGCCTAGACTTCGCAGTGCTGAGAAATTGGCTTATCCCAGGCTTATTGAACTTTTTAACTTACAACAAGCATGTCTCATACCCCCAGAGAATATTTGAATGTGGAGATGTAGTTCATATAGATCGGAATGAGCCAACCATGACCGTCACAAGAAGAAGACTTGGCGCCGTTTCGTGCGATTACAAGGTCAGCTATGAAGAGGTTCAGGCTGCGGTATATAGTATCTTCAAAAGTATTGGGTTAGAAGGTTGGAGTGTTGAAAGGGTAGAACATCCGTCGTTCATAAAGGGCCGTGTGGCATCCATAATCTTATCGTGTAGGGAAATCGGATTCTTAGGAGAGGTTCATCCACAAGTTCTTGAGAATTTCGGTATTGAGAATCCTGTCGCAGCATTCGAGCTCGACATTTCATCTCTGACCGAGATAACCGGCAACAGTAAGGAGTCGCCTTGGAAGACAGGATCTTAA